One Bubalus bubalis isolate 160015118507 breed Murrah chromosome 10, NDDB_SH_1, whole genome shotgun sequence genomic window carries:
- the PDCD2 gene encoding programmed cell death protein 2 isoform X2: MASQSAGPAELGFVEPAPSWRLRSEQFPSKVGGRPAWLSAAGLPGPPELACPLCGRPMAFLLQVYAPLPGRADAFHRCLFLFCCRTPPCCCGLRVFRNQLPRQNNFYSYEPPSEDPPSETGESVYLHLKSGAHLCRVCGCSGPKRCSRCHKAHYCSKEHQSLDWRLGHKQACAQTDNLDNTVPDHNFLFPEFEIVIETEDEIMPEVVERDDESEIIGTMGEAHMEELESMAKHESKEDRIFQKFKTKISLEPEQILRYGRGIAPLWISGENIPQEKDIPDCPCGAKRLFEFQVMPQLLNYLKADRLGRSVDWGVLAIFTCAESCELGIGYTEEFVWKQDITDAA; the protein is encoded by the exons ATGGCGTCTCAAAGCGCTGGGCCGGCGGAGCTGGGCTTCGTGGAGCCGGCGCCGTCGTGGCGGCTGCGCAGCGAGCAGTTCCCAAGCAAGGTGGGCGGCCGGCCGGCGTGGTTGAGTGCGGCCGGGCTGCCCGGGCCCCCGGAGCTGGCCTGCCCGCTGTGTGGCCGCCCGATGGCCTTCCTGCTGCAGGTGTACGCGCCGCTGCCGGGCCGCGCCGACGCTTTCCACcgctgtctcttcctcttctgctgcCGGACGCCGCCATGCTGCTGCGGCCTGCGCG TTTTCAGAAATCAGCTCCCCAGGCAAAATAACTTCTACTCCTACGAGCCACCTTCTGAGGATCCTCCGTCAGAGACAGGAGAGTCTGTATATCTCCACCTCAAGTCTGGTGCACATCTCTGCAGAGTTTGTGGCTGTTCAGGCCCCAAAAGATGCTCCAGATGTCACAAGGCACATTACTGCAGTAAGGAGCATCAGAGTCTGGACTGGAGATTAGGACATAAGCAGGCTTGTGCACAGACAG ATAATTTGGACAATACAGTTCCAGATCACAACTTCCTTTTTCCAGAATTTGAAATTGtaatagaaacagaagatgagattatGCCTGAAGTTGTGGAAAGAGATGATGAATCAGAGATTATAGGAACCATGG GTGAAGCACATATGGAAGAATTGGAATCCATGGCAAAACATGAATCTAAGGAAGATAGAATTTTCCAgaagtttaaaactaaaatatccCTTGAACCAGAACAG ATTCTCAGATACGGCAGAGGGATTGCCCCGCTCTGGATCTCCGGTGAAAATATCCCTCAAGAAAAGGATATTCCAGATTGCCCCTGTGGTGCTAAGAGATTATTTGAATTCCAG GTCATGCCTCAGCTGCTCAACTACCTGAAGGCCGACAGACTGGGCAGGAGTGTCGACTGGGGTGTCCTGGCCATCTTCACCTGTGCTGAAAGCTGTGAACTGGGCATTGGCTACACAGAGGAATTTGTTTGGAAGCAAGATATAACAGATGCAGCCTAA
- the PDCD2 gene encoding programmed cell death protein 2 isoform X1 — MASQSAGPAELGFVEPAPSWRLRSEQFPSKVGGRPAWLSAAGLPGPPELACPLCGRPMAFLLQVYAPLPGRADAFHRCLFLFCCRTPPCCCGLRVFRNQLPRQNNFYSYEPPSEDPPSETGESVYLHLKSGAHLCRVCGCSGPKRCSRCHKAHYCSKEHQSLDWRLGHKQACAQTDNLDNTVPDHNFLFPEFEIVIETEDEIMPEVVERDDESEIIGTMGEAHMEELESMAKHESKEDRIFQKFKTKISLEPEQILRYGRGIAPLWISGENIPQEKDIPDCPCGAKRLFEFQGNLRTDPKRTGARHLTPATSSCTAVWWRWWQSAASDSSQARPSGPFLVQTNTSIDCLSVFHSSVSSES, encoded by the exons ATGGCGTCTCAAAGCGCTGGGCCGGCGGAGCTGGGCTTCGTGGAGCCGGCGCCGTCGTGGCGGCTGCGCAGCGAGCAGTTCCCAAGCAAGGTGGGCGGCCGGCCGGCGTGGTTGAGTGCGGCCGGGCTGCCCGGGCCCCCGGAGCTGGCCTGCCCGCTGTGTGGCCGCCCGATGGCCTTCCTGCTGCAGGTGTACGCGCCGCTGCCGGGCCGCGCCGACGCTTTCCACcgctgtctcttcctcttctgctgcCGGACGCCGCCATGCTGCTGCGGCCTGCGCG TTTTCAGAAATCAGCTCCCCAGGCAAAATAACTTCTACTCCTACGAGCCACCTTCTGAGGATCCTCCGTCAGAGACAGGAGAGTCTGTATATCTCCACCTCAAGTCTGGTGCACATCTCTGCAGAGTTTGTGGCTGTTCAGGCCCCAAAAGATGCTCCAGATGTCACAAGGCACATTACTGCAGTAAGGAGCATCAGAGTCTGGACTGGAGATTAGGACATAAGCAGGCTTGTGCACAGACAG ATAATTTGGACAATACAGTTCCAGATCACAACTTCCTTTTTCCAGAATTTGAAATTGtaatagaaacagaagatgagattatGCCTGAAGTTGTGGAAAGAGATGATGAATCAGAGATTATAGGAACCATGG GTGAAGCACATATGGAAGAATTGGAATCCATGGCAAAACATGAATCTAAGGAAGATAGAATTTTCCAgaagtttaaaactaaaatatccCTTGAACCAGAACAG ATTCTCAGATACGGCAGAGGGATTGCCCCGCTCTGGATCTCCGGTGAAAATATCCCTCAAGAAAAGGATATTCCAGATTGCCCCTGTGGTGCTAAGAGATTATTTGAATTCCAG GGTAATTTGAGGACTGACCCAAAACGGACTGGCGCTCGGCACCTGACGCCTGCGACGAGCTCGTGCACAGCAGTCTGGTGGCGGTGGTGGCAGAGCGCTGCCTCGGACTCATCCCAGGCCAGGCCCTCAGGCCCCTTTCTGGTCCAAACAAACACATCGATAGACTGCCTTTCTGTGTTCCACAGTAGTGTTTCTTCAGAGTCATAG